One Gemmatimonadota bacterium DNA window includes the following coding sequences:
- a CDS encoding TIM barrel protein, which yields MYLHDVVNWTDFDEETLSFYRAISVDMIQLDLRTGGESEAERHVRAGKDSTELFERARERTESHGLKLQTVFMPVLEGITLATADRDEELCAFLRLIESLGKAGIPTLAWNFKPMGNFRTTSDIGRGGAVYSTFDYAEFDRHRPPPHDPPVSEAVMWDNMVSFMRAAVPAAEKAGVNLALHPDDPPIPEPLGGVAQICSTLEQFGRIFDAVPSDHHRMLFCQGCMTELAGPQRVFDIIAEMASRNKIALVHFRNVRGKLPRFAEVFIDEGEVDMRRAMETYRDNGYEGPFGMDHTPGFPQARAGWAGRAFANGYIRATIQTVYGR from the coding sequence ATGTATCTGCACGATGTCGTAAACTGGACCGATTTCGATGAGGAAACGCTCAGCTTCTATCGCGCGATAAGCGTGGACATGATCCAGCTGGACCTCAGGACGGGGGGCGAATCCGAGGCTGAACGGCACGTGAGAGCCGGCAAGGACAGCACGGAACTGTTCGAACGGGCCCGGGAGAGGACGGAGTCTCACGGATTGAAGCTGCAGACCGTATTCATGCCGGTCCTGGAGGGGATCACCCTGGCCACAGCGGACCGGGACGAGGAACTGTGCGCATTCCTGCGGCTCATCGAAAGCCTGGGAAAAGCGGGTATACCGACCCTGGCCTGGAATTTCAAGCCGATGGGCAATTTCCGGACCACCTCCGACATCGGCCGCGGCGGCGCGGTGTACAGTACCTTCGACTATGCCGAATTCGACCGGCACCGTCCTCCGCCCCACGATCCGCCCGTCTCCGAGGCGGTGATGTGGGACAACATGGTCTCCTTCATGCGCGCCGCGGTCCCGGCGGCCGAGAAGGCCGGCGTCAACCTGGCGCTTCACCCGGACGATCCGCCAATTCCCGAACCACTGGGCGGCGTCGCGCAGATCTGTTCCACGCTGGAGCAGTTCGGACGCATCTTCGACGCGGTGCCCAGCGATCATCACAGGATGCTCTTCTGCCAGGGCTGCATGACCGAACTGGCCGGTCCTCAGCGGGTTTTCGATATCATTGCCGAGATGGCCTCCCGGAACAAGATCGCCCTGGTCCACTTCCGGAACGTGCGGGGTAAATTACCGAGGTTCGCCGAAGTCTTCATCGACGAAGGCGAAGTGGACATGCGCCGGGCTATGGAAACCTACCGCGACAACGGGTACGAAGGGCCTTTCGGCATGGACCACACTCCAGGGTTTCCCCAGGCGCGGGCCGGATGGGCCGGTCGTGCCTTTGCAAACGGCTACATCCGCGCCACGATCCAGACGGTCTACGGCCGGTAG
- a CDS encoding D-galactonate dehydratase: MGRSCLCKRLHPRHDPDGLRPVGEPNMRITHFEILRVPPSWVWLKIHTDTELFGWGEPYLENHPESVIAEVRRLEPLLVGKDPCRVESLWHTMYEGGSGYVGGPVKMSAISGIDMALWDLAGKAAGLPVHGMLGGACQDRIRMYRAVGGQLPWCVEPGQPYDAGWDPSREPDWNFPEGHEEAARVIIEEWGFRCMKLHVGMGTGLEPTAEVDRIAEAYAAVRKGAGPDVEVAVDIHNPHPVMAKQMISALTPHRPLFIEEPMPVERVDVLADIARNSEIPIAAGERWMGKWIFYDALRKNALSVMQPDLCHAGGITECHKIAVMGESAYAKLALHCPLSPLALAASIQVDACASNFLVQEHNEVNCWREGGRTFIGKGYFAEPFVLDEDGCVAVPQGPGLGVDIDPVGFEQIMARPWRDVRG, translated from the coding sequence ATGGGCCGGTCGTGCCTTTGCAAACGGCTACATCCGCGCCACGATCCAGACGGTCTACGGCCGGTAGGAGAACCGAACATGCGAATCACCCATTTTGAAATTCTGCGCGTTCCACCAAGCTGGGTATGGCTGAAGATCCACACGGACACCGAGTTGTTCGGGTGGGGCGAACCCTACCTGGAAAACCACCCTGAAAGCGTCATTGCCGAGGTGCGGCGCCTGGAGCCGCTACTTGTCGGGAAAGACCCCTGCCGCGTCGAATCGCTCTGGCATACCATGTACGAGGGCGGTTCCGGCTACGTGGGCGGTCCGGTGAAGATGAGCGCAATCAGCGGGATCGACATGGCGCTATGGGATCTCGCGGGCAAGGCCGCGGGACTGCCGGTCCACGGCATGCTTGGCGGGGCTTGCCAGGACCGGATTCGAATGTACCGCGCCGTGGGAGGGCAACTGCCCTGGTGCGTCGAGCCCGGTCAGCCCTACGACGCGGGTTGGGATCCTTCCCGGGAACCGGACTGGAATTTCCCGGAGGGCCACGAGGAAGCGGCCCGGGTAATTATAGAAGAATGGGGATTCCGATGTATGAAACTGCACGTGGGCATGGGCACCGGGCTGGAGCCTACCGCCGAAGTCGACCGGATCGCCGAAGCCTACGCCGCCGTGCGGAAGGGCGCCGGTCCCGACGTGGAGGTGGCCGTGGACATCCACAATCCCCACCCCGTGATGGCGAAACAGATGATTTCCGCGCTCACGCCCCATCGTCCGCTGTTCATCGAGGAACCCATGCCCGTGGAACGGGTCGACGTGCTCGCGGACATCGCGCGCAACAGCGAAATCCCCATCGCCGCAGGGGAAAGGTGGATGGGCAAGTGGATTTTTTACGATGCCCTGCGCAAGAACGCCCTTTCCGTGATGCAGCCGGACCTGTGCCACGCCGGCGGCATCACCGAGTGTCACAAGATCGCGGTGATGGGTGAAAGCGCCTACGCGAAACTCGCCCTGCACTGCCCGTTGAGCCCCCTGGCCCTGGCCGCGTCCATCCAGGTCGACGCCTGCGCGTCGAATTTCCTCGTCCAGGAACACAACGAAGTGAACTGCTGGCGCGAGGGGGGAAGGACGTTCATCGGCAAGGGCTACTTCGCCGAGCCTTTCGTGCTGGACGAGGACGGTTGCGTGGCGGTGCCCCAGGGACCGGGACTCGGTGTGGACATCGATCCGGTGGGTTTCGAACAGATCATGGCCCGGCCGTGGCGGGATGTGCGGGGCTAA
- a CDS encoding exo-alpha-sialidase, which produces MEVLDSGVIGDGQAIPDHRRNCAFTTLNRLQEGTLLVSGRWGSARDSVDGHACIWASPDNGRTWDLRYDGYGKGSWDGTPGELKGLTSTELVPGRLTATALWVDRSDPDLPFIHPVTQGLLPMRIMHVESADGGCTWGPPRPMDTSPHLAASPCSHAVIQLPGGVLAQPYEQWKEYEDPTPGRPAARLRFSRDGGRTWPEFVTVARHTDNALAYWDQRLAIHPVDGRLAATFWTHDFRMGSDIDIHIAYGTPDGRSWTIPRGTGLPGQHCQPLSLGGDRLLAAYPRRRDFPGIVFSISENFGEHWDRDRDLLVYDSTVGTESGAGGGRSQSELWGDMERWRFGHPRMVRLPGNEVFVVYYAGDDALKTARWARVVV; this is translated from the coding sequence GTGGAAGTCCTCGATTCCGGCGTGATCGGCGACGGCCAGGCGATCCCCGATCACCGTAGGAACTGCGCCTTCACCACCCTCAACCGGCTGCAAGAAGGCACGTTGCTCGTGTCGGGACGGTGGGGGTCGGCACGCGACTCGGTGGACGGGCACGCCTGTATATGGGCATCGCCGGATAACGGCCGGACTTGGGATCTTCGTTATGACGGATACGGGAAGGGATCCTGGGACGGCACACCGGGCGAACTGAAGGGGCTGACCAGTACGGAGCTTGTACCGGGCAGGCTCACGGCCACGGCCCTGTGGGTCGACCGTTCCGACCCGGATCTACCCTTCATCCACCCGGTAACGCAGGGCCTGCTGCCCATGCGCATCATGCACGTCGAGTCGGCGGACGGAGGCTGCACCTGGGGCCCGCCACGGCCCATGGATACGTCGCCCCACCTCGCCGCGTCACCCTGTTCGCATGCCGTTATCCAATTGCCCGGCGGCGTCCTTGCCCAGCCTTACGAACAGTGGAAGGAATACGAGGATCCGACACCCGGCCGGCCCGCGGCGCGGCTGCGCTTCTCCCGGGACGGCGGCCGGACCTGGCCGGAGTTCGTCACCGTAGCCCGCCATACGGACAACGCGCTGGCCTACTGGGACCAGCGGCTGGCCATTCACCCCGTTGACGGGCGCCTCGCCGCCACGTTCTGGACCCATGATTTCAGGATGGGGTCGGACATCGACATCCATATCGCTTACGGAACCCCGGATGGACGGTCATGGACCATTCCTCGGGGTACCGGCCTGCCCGGCCAGCACTGCCAGCCCCTGTCCCTGGGCGGGGACCGGCTGCTGGCCGCCTATCCGCGGCGCCGGGATTTCCCCGGCATTGTATTTTCCATCAGCGAGAATTTCGGGGAGCACTGGGACCGCGATCGGGATCTCCTGGTCTACGACAGCACCGTCGGCACAGAATCCGGCGCCGGCGGCGGGCGATCCCAGTCGGAACTGTGGGGCGACATGGAACGCTGGCGTTTCGGGCATCCCCGGATGGTTCGGTTGCCGGGCAACGAGGTATTCGTCGTCTACTACGCCGGCGATGATGCCCTCAAGACCGCTCGGTGGGCACGGGTGGTTGTTTAG
- a CDS encoding exo-alpha-sialidase, which yields MPDKLDVRLLPGTRTVDAVAGQGYFPVIARLGGDELLMAYRGGAAHMGLGGRLDVGRSTDGGLTWSAPVTVADSERDDRNPALGMAPDGTLVLAYHWQGSYDEEGAWKPEMGRADTRVVFSTDGGRTWTGDELIDYTPINGASPFGKIFTGGGVMHMLIYGGSPCCEPGEGTVRVGPATTPTYILRSTDNGRSWGEPTLVALGLNESDAAILPDGRWLFVARSEERAEQALYSCVSEDGGYTWRGIGRVTDAKEHPPDLTLLSNGWLLLVFGRRHPPYGVEGLISRDGGTTWDGQRLVLDDTLPGGDIGYPSTARLEDGRLVTAYYTAGTPDRQWEMFRASEVACKVVSYDESSLIHHWNKDA from the coding sequence ATGCCCGATAAACTCGATGTGCGCCTGCTCCCCGGCACTCGGACCGTCGACGCGGTGGCGGGACAAGGTTATTTTCCGGTCATTGCCCGCCTGGGCGGCGATGAACTGCTCATGGCCTACCGCGGCGGCGCCGCGCACATGGGCCTGGGCGGACGGCTGGACGTGGGACGCTCCACAGACGGAGGGCTGACCTGGTCCGCGCCTGTGACGGTAGCCGACAGCGAACGAGACGACCGCAACCCCGCACTCGGCATGGCGCCGGACGGCACGCTCGTGCTTGCCTACCACTGGCAGGGCTCCTATGACGAAGAGGGCGCCTGGAAACCGGAAATGGGCCGGGCCGATACCCGGGTCGTTTTCTCTACGGACGGCGGCCGGACCTGGACCGGCGACGAGCTCATCGATTACACTCCGATCAACGGGGCCTCGCCCTTCGGCAAGATCTTCACCGGCGGCGGTGTCATGCACATGCTGATCTACGGCGGTTCGCCGTGTTGCGAGCCCGGGGAGGGCACGGTCCGGGTCGGCCCCGCGACGACGCCGACGTACATACTCCGGTCGACGGACAACGGCCGTTCATGGGGGGAACCGACCCTGGTGGCGCTGGGACTGAACGAATCGGACGCAGCCATCCTGCCCGACGGCCGCTGGCTGTTCGTCGCCCGATCCGAGGAACGCGCGGAGCAGGCGCTGTATTCCTGTGTGTCGGAGGACGGCGGGTACACCTGGCGCGGGATCGGCCGGGTCACGGACGCAAAGGAACACCCGCCGGACCTCACCCTGTTGTCCAACGGCTGGCTGCTGCTCGTCTTCGGGCGCCGGCATCCGCCCTACGGCGTGGAGGGCCTGATCAGCCGGGACGGCGGGACGACCTGGGATGGCCAAAGACTGGTGCTCGACGATACCCTGCCCGGCGGCGACATCGGCTATCCCTCCACGGCCCGCCTCGAAGACGGCCGGCTGGTCACGGCCTACTATACGGCGGGGACGCCGGACCGGCAGTGGGAGATGTTCCGTGCATCGGAAGTCGCATGCAAGGTCGTATCTTATGATGAATCCAGCCTGATTCACCACTGGAACAAAGACGCCTAA
- a CDS encoding Rrf2 family transcriptional regulator, translating to MKVTAQEEYGLRCILQLARYHSRDPVTGRQIAESEGISLDYVSKLLMILRRAELVRSVRGIRGGYALAREPRSITLGEVMRALSSEEGIVITSPDSHMCDHFSGHLEACAHLNACAIRPVWTVLARYMSGVLDHITLMDLLQTEHQVLEVVEQVSQDTMRDQAMGDMIQIGR from the coding sequence ATGAAAGTGACCGCCCAGGAAGAATACGGCCTCCGGTGCATTCTACAGCTGGCGCGATACCATTCCCGCGACCCGGTTACGGGACGGCAGATTGCCGAGTCGGAAGGCATTTCCCTGGATTACGTATCCAAGCTGCTGATGATCCTCAGGCGGGCGGAACTCGTCCGAAGCGTGCGGGGGATCCGGGGAGGTTACGCACTGGCCAGGGAACCGCGAAGCATAACGCTGGGCGAGGTCATGCGCGCCTTGAGTTCGGAAGAGGGGATCGTGATTACCAGCCCGGACAGCCACATGTGCGATCATTTCTCCGGCCATCTGGAGGCGTGCGCGCACCTCAACGCCTGCGCAATCCGGCCGGTGTGGACGGTCCTGGCCCGGTACATGTCCGGTGTGCTCGATCACATTACCCTCATGGACCTGCTGCAGACTGAACACCAGGTCCTCGAGGTGGTGGAACAGGTCTCTCAGGATACCATGCGGGACCAGGCGATGGGCGATATGATCCAGATAGGCCGTTAG
- the sufB gene encoding Fe-S cluster assembly protein SufB, translated as MEAIETLAQQEYKEGWVTDIEMETAPPGLNEDIIRFISAKKKEPEFLLEWRLKAYRHWLTMKEPNWQYMAYPPVDYQDIVYYAAPKNTPQYNSLDEVDPELLATYDKLGIPLEEQKVLAGVAVDAVFDSVSVHTTFKDKLAELGIIFCSFSEAAQEHPDLVEKYLGTVVPYRDNYFATMNSAVFSDGSFCYIPPGVRCPMELSTYFRINTAGTGQFERTLIVADEGSYASYLEGCTAPMRDENQLHAAVVELVALKDAQIKYSTVQNWYPGDEQGKGGVYNFVTKRGACKGDNSKISWTQVETGSAITWKYPSVILQGDHSIGEFYSVALTRNKQVADTGTKMIHVGKNSRSTVVSKGISAGNGQNVYRGRIQVLKKADGARNYTQCDSMLIGDRCGAHTFPYIDVGNNSANVEHEASTARISEDQLFYCKTRGISTEDAISMIINGFCKEVFQELPMEFAVEAKKLLGISLEGSVG; from the coding sequence ATGGAAGCCATCGAAACTCTAGCCCAGCAGGAATACAAAGAAGGCTGGGTGACCGATATTGAGATGGAAACGGCGCCGCCGGGGCTCAACGAGGATATCATCCGGTTCATATCCGCCAAGAAGAAGGAGCCCGAGTTTCTGCTGGAGTGGCGCCTGAAGGCCTACCGGCACTGGCTCACGATGAAGGAGCCCAATTGGCAGTACATGGCCTATCCGCCGGTCGACTACCAGGACATCGTCTACTATGCCGCGCCGAAGAACACGCCGCAGTACAACAGTCTCGACGAGGTGGATCCCGAACTGCTGGCGACCTACGACAAGCTCGGCATCCCGCTGGAAGAGCAGAAGGTGCTGGCGGGCGTGGCCGTGGACGCGGTCTTCGACAGCGTGTCGGTCCACACGACCTTCAAGGACAAGCTGGCCGAGCTCGGCATCATCTTCTGTTCCTTTTCCGAGGCGGCGCAGGAACACCCCGACCTGGTGGAGAAGTACCTGGGCACCGTGGTGCCGTACCGCGACAACTATTTCGCGACGATGAACTCGGCCGTCTTCAGCGACGGTTCCTTCTGCTACATCCCGCCCGGCGTCCGATGTCCCATGGAACTCTCCACCTACTTCCGCATCAACACAGCCGGAACCGGCCAGTTCGAGCGCACCCTGATCGTCGCCGACGAAGGTTCCTACGCGAGCTACCTGGAGGGCTGCACCGCGCCCATGCGGGACGAGAACCAGCTGCATGCGGCGGTCGTGGAACTGGTCGCCCTGAAAGACGCGCAGATCAAGTATTCCACGGTGCAGAACTGGTATCCGGGCGACGAACAGGGCAAGGGCGGCGTCTACAACTTCGTGACCAAGCGCGGGGCCTGCAAGGGGGATAACAGCAAGATCTCCTGGACCCAGGTGGAAACGGGATCGGCCATCACATGGAAGTATCCCAGCGTGATCCTGCAGGGCGACCATTCCATCGGAGAGTTCTATTCCGTAGCGCTGACCCGCAACAAGCAGGTGGCCGACACGGGTACCAAAATGATCCACGTGGGCAAGAACTCGCGCAGCACCGTGGTTTCCAAGGGGATATCCGCCGGCAACGGGCAGAATGTCTACCGGGGAAGGATCCAGGTCCTGAAGAAGGCGGACGGGGCGCGGAACTACACGCAGTGCGATTCGATGCTGATCGGCGACCGCTGCGGCGCCCATACCTTTCCCTATATCGACGTGGGAAACAACTCGGCGAACGTGGAACACGAAGCGTCGACGGCCCGGATTAGCGAGGACCAGCTTTTCTATTGCAAGACCCGGGGCATATCCACCGAAGACGCCATTTCCATGATCATCAACGGGTTCTGCAAGGAAGTATTCCAGGAACTGCCGATGGAATTCGCCGTGGAGGCGAAGAAGCTGCTGGGGATCAGCCTGGAAGGCAGCGTGGGTTGA
- the sufC gene encoding Fe-S cluster assembly ATPase SufC: MALLEIRNLRGGIKDQDIINGIDLTVDRGEVHAIMGPNGSGKSTLGKILAGHEEYEETGGTVRFQDKDLFELTPEERANEGMFLAFQYPVEIPGVSNAYFLRAAMNERLKYRGEPEISAGAFRRLLDEKMKQVDMDPELARRPVNEDFSGGEKKRNEIFHMAVLEPTLSILDETDSGLDIDAMRIVAHGINQQRTADNAMIVITHYQRLLDYVVPDYVHVMYQGRIVKSGRKELAFELEEKGYEWIREEVEAAG, from the coding sequence ATGGCATTACTCGAAATCAGGAATCTACGTGGCGGGATCAAGGACCAGGACATCATCAACGGGATCGACCTGACCGTAGACCGGGGCGAGGTCCATGCGATCATGGGACCCAACGGCTCCGGGAAGAGCACGCTGGGCAAGATCCTTGCCGGCCACGAGGAATACGAAGAAACCGGAGGCACGGTGCGGTTCCAGGACAAGGATCTCTTCGAGCTCACCCCCGAGGAGCGGGCCAACGAGGGCATGTTCCTGGCCTTTCAGTACCCGGTGGAGATCCCCGGCGTAAGCAACGCCTACTTCCTCCGGGCGGCGATGAACGAACGCCTGAAGTACCGAGGCGAGCCGGAGATTAGCGCCGGCGCGTTCCGGCGGCTGCTGGACGAGAAGATGAAGCAGGTCGACATGGACCCCGAATTGGCCCGGCGGCCGGTGAACGAGGACTTCTCCGGCGGCGAGAAGAAACGCAACGAGATCTTCCACATGGCCGTGCTCGAACCGACTCTCTCCATCCTGGACGAGACGGATTCCGGGCTGGACATCGATGCCATGCGCATCGTAGCCCACGGGATCAACCAGCAGCGCACCGCGGACAACGCGATGATCGTCATCACCCACTACCAGCGGCTGCTGGACTACGTCGTGCCGGACTACGTCCATGTCATGTACCAGGGCCGTATTGTGAAATCGGGCAGGAAAGAACTGGCCTTTGAGCTGGAAGAAAAGGGCTACGAGTGGATACGGGAAGAAGTGGAAGCCGCGGGTTGA
- the sufD gene encoding Fe-S cluster assembly protein SufD produces MTESLKQATTSRYTTFYDAYDRIRSLDAPLWLHRIRSDAMKRFRELGMPVARELSFPLKEDWIYTDLRQIADTSYQDGPGGPGGPAETKLDEEALAPYEFGQDGWHRLVFVNGVHAPALSHGPDLPRGVVVSSLADALVEHPELVHPHLARYADYEGTGLTALNTALIENGLFVHVPRGGALEIPVHVHYVTTGHDAPLATQPRTLIAAGDGASLKVVESYSGMTDQAYLTNAVTEISVGRDGNVDHYRINREGEGAAHLSTTQLHLEGNGRISTFNMSMGGALTRNDTNARLAGEHAVVRMNGLFLVAGGQHVDNHTAIDHAVPNCDSYEVYKGILAGRSRGVFNGKVFVHQDAQETDAKQLNKNLMLSSDAMIHTKPQLEIYADQVKCTHGATVGQLDEDQIFYLRTRGLSHDSACHLLTYGFAADLIRRLGIDAVRTSLDTLFETTIRDLSAARGRTER; encoded by the coding sequence ATGACGGAATCACTGAAGCAGGCGACGACCAGTAGATACACCACGTTTTACGACGCTTACGACCGCATCCGGTCCCTGGATGCACCGCTCTGGCTGCACAGGATCCGTTCGGACGCCATGAAGCGCTTCCGGGAACTCGGCATGCCGGTCGCCCGCGAGCTTTCCTTTCCGCTCAAGGAAGACTGGATATACACCGATCTCCGGCAGATCGCGGATACCTCCTACCAGGACGGACCAGGCGGTCCAGGCGGTCCAGCGGAAACGAAGCTGGACGAGGAAGCACTCGCGCCTTACGAGTTCGGCCAGGACGGCTGGCACCGGCTCGTTTTCGTAAACGGCGTGCACGCACCCGCGTTGTCGCACGGGCCGGACTTGCCACGGGGTGTCGTGGTAAGCAGCCTTGCCGATGCGCTCGTGGAGCATCCGGAGCTCGTCCATCCGCACCTCGCGCGCTATGCCGATTACGAAGGCACCGGGCTGACGGCGCTGAACACGGCCCTGATCGAAAACGGCCTGTTCGTCCACGTACCGCGCGGAGGAGCGCTGGAAATCCCGGTGCACGTGCACTACGTAACGACGGGGCACGACGCGCCCCTGGCCACGCAGCCGCGAACGCTCATTGCGGCGGGCGACGGGGCAAGCCTCAAGGTGGTCGAGAGTTATTCCGGCATGACGGATCAAGCCTACCTCACCAACGCCGTAACGGAGATCTCCGTGGGGCGGGACGGCAACGTGGACCATTACCGGATCAACCGGGAAGGCGAAGGAGCCGCCCATCTGTCCACCACCCAGCTCCACCTGGAGGGGAACGGCCGGATCTCCACCTTCAACATGAGCATGGGCGGCGCGTTGACCCGGAACGACACGAACGCCCGGCTCGCGGGCGAGCACGCGGTGGTGCGCATGAACGGGCTGTTCCTGGTCGCGGGCGGCCAGCATGTGGACAACCACACCGCCATCGATCACGCCGTGCCGAACTGCGACAGCTACGAAGTGTACAAGGGCATCCTCGCGGGCCGGTCCCGCGGCGTGTTCAACGGCAAGGTGTTCGTGCACCAGGACGCCCAGGAAACGGACGCCAAGCAGCTGAACAAGAACCTGATGCTCTCGTCAGACGCGATGATACACACCAAGCCGCAACTCGAGATCTACGCGGACCAGGTGAAATGCACCCACGGCGCCACCGTGGGCCAGCTCGACGAAGACCAGATCTTCTACTTGCGTACCCGCGGCCTGTCCCATGACAGCGCTTGCCACCTCCTTACCTACGGGTTCGCGGCCGACCTGATCCGGCGTCTCGGGATCGACGCCGTACGTACCTCGCTGGATACGCTTTTCGAAACCACTATCCGGGATCTTTCGGCGGCTCGGGGCCGGACGGAAAGATAG
- a CDS encoding DUF59 domain-containing protein, which yields MDTDAVKERIVDVLKTCYDPEIPVNIYEMGLIYEIDVQQDGMTNIKMTLTSPNCPAAQSLPAEVETKVKDLDEVSDALIEIVWEPPWHIDMMTEDAKLELGIDY from the coding sequence ATGGATACGGATGCCGTTAAAGAACGGATTGTGGACGTATTGAAAACGTGCTACGACCCCGAGATCCCGGTCAACATCTACGAAATGGGACTCATCTACGAAATCGACGTGCAGCAGGACGGTATGACCAACATCAAGATGACGCTCACTTCGCCGAACTGCCCGGCGGCCCAGTCGCTGCCCGCCGAGGTGGAGACCAAGGTCAAGGACCTGGACGAGGTGTCGGACGCCCTGATCGAAATCGTCTGGGAGCCGCCCTGGCATATCGACATGATGACCGAAGACGCCAAGCTCGAACTCGGCATAGACTACTGA
- a CDS encoding cysteine desulfurase, giving the protein MEEALLETPRKLDDAVRLSDEHALRYRGDFPILDRKVHGKPLVYLDNSATSQKPRAVLDALDDYYTRLNANVHRGLHTLSEEATNAYEAARERVARFINVPARNLVFVRNTTEGINLVASAWGRKNVGTGDEILLSVMEHHSNIVPWQMLARETGAVLRYFDIREDGSLDMDQADGLITERTRIVSIAHMSNVLGTVNPVEAIVERAHAAGALVFVDAAQSVPHMPVDVARLGCDFFAFSGHKMCGPTGIGGLYGRQELLEAMDPYMGGGSMIDEVRLDGFTSADVPEKFEAGTPNIAHAIVFGDVVDYLSAVGMEHIHTHERALTDYTIERLEEIDGLTVYGHAPGRGGAISFNLDDMHPSDLSTVLDRQGIAIRAGHHCAQPLMRRLGTPYGATARASLYFYNTSEEIDTMIGAIHRARNLFGA; this is encoded by the coding sequence ATGGAAGAAGCCCTGTTAGAAACGCCACGCAAGCTGGATGACGCGGTGCGCCTGTCTGACGAACACGCCCTGCGTTACCGCGGGGATTTCCCCATCCTGGACCGGAAGGTGCACGGCAAGCCGCTGGTCTACCTGGACAACAGCGCCACTTCGCAGAAACCCCGGGCCGTGCTCGACGCCCTGGACGACTACTACACACGGCTGAACGCCAACGTGCACCGCGGACTCCACACGCTCAGCGAAGAGGCGACCAACGCCTACGAGGCCGCCCGCGAACGGGTAGCGCGCTTCATCAACGTACCGGCCCGCAACCTGGTCTTCGTGCGGAACACGACCGAGGGCATAAACCTCGTGGCAAGCGCCTGGGGCCGGAAGAACGTCGGGACGGGCGACGAAATTCTGCTTTCGGTCATGGAGCACCACAGCAACATCGTGCCCTGGCAGATGCTGGCGCGGGAAACCGGCGCCGTGCTCCGGTATTTCGATATCCGTGAAGACGGGTCGCTCGACATGGACCAGGCGGACGGCCTGATCACTGAGCGGACGCGCATCGTGTCCATCGCACACATGTCGAATGTGCTGGGCACAGTCAATCCGGTCGAGGCCATCGTGGAACGGGCCCACGCCGCCGGCGCGCTGGTCTTCGTGGACGCCGCGCAGAGCGTGCCGCACATGCCCGTGGACGTGGCACGTCTGGGCTGCGATTTCTTCGCGTTTTCCGGCCACAAGATGTGCGGTCCGACCGGCATCGGCGGACTATACGGAAGGCAGGAACTGCTCGAAGCGATGGATCCCTACATGGGCGGGGGTTCGATGATCGATGAAGTCCGGCTCGATGGATTCACCAGCGCGGACGTCCCGGAGAAATTCGAGGCGGGCACCCCCAATATCGCCCACGCCATCGTCTTCGGCGACGTGGTGGACTACCTCTCCGCCGTCGGGATGGAGCACATACACACCCACGAAAGGGCGTTGACAGACTACACGATCGAACGGCTCGAGGAAATCGACGGCCTGACGGTCTACGGTCACGCGCCGGGCCGGGGAGGGGCGATCTCCTTCAACCTGGACGACATGCACCCCAGCGACCTGTCGACGGTGCTGGACCGCCAGGGCATCGCCATCCGCGCCGGGCACCACTGCGCGCAACCCCTCATGCGCCGGCTCGGGACGCCCTACGGCGCCACGGCGCGGGCAAGCCTCTATTTCTACAACACCTCCGAAGAAATCGATACCATGATCGGAGCCATCCACCGGGCGCGGAACCTATTCGGCGCGTAA